Proteins encoded together in one Hevea brasiliensis isolate MT/VB/25A 57/8 chromosome 16, ASM3005281v1, whole genome shotgun sequence window:
- the LOC110666817 gene encoding L-Ala-D/L-amino acid epimerase-like isoform X2 produces the protein MAPTGSAFCLTSTPVFFFSSKVTRISRNYMNANPHISKICVIDCSSGTKLVTESTASSTSERTSFGFKNLTETFWVNVQRAEGRPLNVQLNSPLSTVSPSLEKVENVAIRIELSNGCVGWGEVPVLPSITAANQTVAVTKAREAWQFLRSSSPMVLNLMLNEIGGILPGTGFASVRAGVEMALIDAVANSIGVPLWRLFGGVSNTLTTAITLSNVFPAEASELASKYCQLGFKTLKLKIGKNIKAEIEILQSIQAAHPNCSLILDANEEYTYREALEVLQKLHDSGITPTLLEQPVHRDDWKGLGEFCNFARGKYGISVAVDESCQSSIDVQTVIKGNFADVINIKLAKFGVMGTLEIIELARNSGLNLMISSTVETRLATGFAAHLAAGLGFFKFVGLDMPFLLSEDPVICGYEACGPVYKFLNARGQGGFLKWDFTP, from the exons ATGGCTCCAACTGGATCTGCTTTTTGCCTAACAAGTACTCCAGTCTTCTTTTTCTCTTCCAAGGTAACAAGGATATCAAGAAATTACATGAATGCCAACCCCCACATTAGCAAGATTTGTGTCATTGACTGTTCTAGTGGCACTAAGCTTGTGACAGAATCAACAGCTTCGTCAACTTCAGAAAGAACCAGCTTTGGTTTCAAGAACTTGACTGAGACTTTTTGGGTTAATGTACAGAGAGCAGAAGGAAGGCCACTAAATGTGCAGCTAAATTCACCATTAAGTACAGTGTCACCGAGTCTTGAAAAGGTGGAGAATGTAGCTATTAGAATTGAGCTCAGTAATGGATGTGTTGGGTGGGGAGAAGTTCCTGTGCTTCCTTCTATTACTGCTGCAAATCAGACAGTTGCTGTTACAAAGGCTAGAGAGGCATGGCAATTTCTGCGTTCCAGCTCGCCTATGGTTTTGAATTTGATGCTCAATGAGATTGGTGGGATTCTTCCAGGAACTGGATTTGCTTCT GTTAGGGCTGGAGTTGAAATGGCATTGATTGATGCAGTTGCTAATAGTATTGGTGTGCCCCTGTGGAGATTATTTGGTGGTGTATCAAATACCTTAACCACTGCTATCACA CTTTCAAATGTTTTCCCCGCAGAAGCTTCTGAATTGGCTTCAAAGTACTGCCAACTAGGATTCAAGACCTTGAAGCTTAAAATAGGGAAGAATATTAAAGCAGAAATCGAAATTCTCCAATCCATACAGGCAGCTCACCCCAATTGTTCATTGATTTTAGATGCAAATGAGGAATACACTTACAGAGAAGCTTTAGAAGTTCTTCAAAAGTTACATG ATTCAGGGATAACACCTACTCTCTTGGAACAACCGGTTCATAGAGATGACTGGAAAGGTCTTGGAGAATTTTGTAACTTTGCAAGAGGGAAGTATGGGATATCCGTTGCTGTAGATGAGAGTTGTCAGAGCTCAATTGATGTTCAAACAGTTATTAAGGGCAATTTTGCAGATGTCATTAACATCAAACTAGCAAAATTTGGAGTCATGGGAACCCTAGAAATCATTGAATTGGCAAGAAATTCGGGCCTAAATCTGATGATTAGTAGTACAGTAGAGACCAGACTTGCCACAGGATTTGCTGCTCATCTGGCTGCCGGGCTTGGCTTTTTCAA ATTTGTTGGTCTAGATATGCCATTTCTGCTTTCAGAGGATCCTGTGATTTGTGGTTATGAAG CTTGTGGTCCTGTTTACaagttcttaaatgcaagaggTCAAGGAGGTTTCCTCAAATGGGACTTTACACCATG A
- the LOC110666817 gene encoding L-Ala-D/L-amino acid epimerase-like isoform X1 codes for MAPTGSAFCLTSTPVFFFSSKVTRISRNYMNANPHISKICVIDCSSGTKLVTESTASSTSERTSFGFKNLTETFWVNVQRAEGRPLNVQLNSPLSTVSPSLEKVENVAIRIELSNGCVGWGEVPVLPSITAANQTVAVTKAREAWQFLRSSSPMVLNLMLNEIGGILPGTGFASVRAGVEMALIDAVANSIGVPLWRLFGGVSNTLTTAITLSNVFPAEASELASKYCQLGFKTLKLKIGKNIKAEIEILQSIQAAHPNCSLILDANEEYTYREALEVLQKLHDSGITPTLLEQPVHRDDWKGLGEFCNFARGKYGISVAVDESCQSSIDVQTVIKGNFADVINIKLAKFGVMGTLEIIELARNSGLNLMISSTVETRLATGFAAHLAAGLGFFKFVGLDMPFLLSEDPVICGYEACGPVYKFLNARGQGGFLKWDFTPW; via the exons ATGGCTCCAACTGGATCTGCTTTTTGCCTAACAAGTACTCCAGTCTTCTTTTTCTCTTCCAAGGTAACAAGGATATCAAGAAATTACATGAATGCCAACCCCCACATTAGCAAGATTTGTGTCATTGACTGTTCTAGTGGCACTAAGCTTGTGACAGAATCAACAGCTTCGTCAACTTCAGAAAGAACCAGCTTTGGTTTCAAGAACTTGACTGAGACTTTTTGGGTTAATGTACAGAGAGCAGAAGGAAGGCCACTAAATGTGCAGCTAAATTCACCATTAAGTACAGTGTCACCGAGTCTTGAAAAGGTGGAGAATGTAGCTATTAGAATTGAGCTCAGTAATGGATGTGTTGGGTGGGGAGAAGTTCCTGTGCTTCCTTCTATTACTGCTGCAAATCAGACAGTTGCTGTTACAAAGGCTAGAGAGGCATGGCAATTTCTGCGTTCCAGCTCGCCTATGGTTTTGAATTTGATGCTCAATGAGATTGGTGGGATTCTTCCAGGAACTGGATTTGCTTCT GTTAGGGCTGGAGTTGAAATGGCATTGATTGATGCAGTTGCTAATAGTATTGGTGTGCCCCTGTGGAGATTATTTGGTGGTGTATCAAATACCTTAACCACTGCTATCACA CTTTCAAATGTTTTCCCCGCAGAAGCTTCTGAATTGGCTTCAAAGTACTGCCAACTAGGATTCAAGACCTTGAAGCTTAAAATAGGGAAGAATATTAAAGCAGAAATCGAAATTCTCCAATCCATACAGGCAGCTCACCCCAATTGTTCATTGATTTTAGATGCAAATGAGGAATACACTTACAGAGAAGCTTTAGAAGTTCTTCAAAAGTTACATG ATTCAGGGATAACACCTACTCTCTTGGAACAACCGGTTCATAGAGATGACTGGAAAGGTCTTGGAGAATTTTGTAACTTTGCAAGAGGGAAGTATGGGATATCCGTTGCTGTAGATGAGAGTTGTCAGAGCTCAATTGATGTTCAAACAGTTATTAAGGGCAATTTTGCAGATGTCATTAACATCAAACTAGCAAAATTTGGAGTCATGGGAACCCTAGAAATCATTGAATTGGCAAGAAATTCGGGCCTAAATCTGATGATTAGTAGTACAGTAGAGACCAGACTTGCCACAGGATTTGCTGCTCATCTGGCTGCCGGGCTTGGCTTTTTCAA ATTTGTTGGTCTAGATATGCCATTTCTGCTTTCAGAGGATCCTGTGATTTGTGGTTATGAAG CTTGTGGTCCTGTTTACaagttcttaaatgcaagaggTCAAGGAGGTTTCCTCAAATGGGACTTTACACCATGGTGA